A window of Bacteroidota bacterium contains these coding sequences:
- a CDS encoding T9SS type A sorting domain-containing protein codes for MKKSKSFFALIVLLFLNIYTKAQIDTAWIRTWDSQQWDQTEAITTDEANNIYVAGWSYEWNTNEDFIFAKYDPNGNLVWSRIRNYTSGDQATKILYDHQGHIYIAGFVNGSYSTTGGALCLMKYSTDGDSLWEFVDFNTSVAQVSAMEMDHDGNIVLAGFDGGTLGSAVFVTIKIDPQGNELWYQTFNNNGPNESNRIYGMCIDAANNIYVTGVCDEWTNFATDIFTIKYAPNGDTVWVRQFNSPANNYDSGWKIILDQDNHLIVGGQVATSGPAQTDYVLLKYDTSGTLLYSKYFNYPGPQSFDNFKDLMIDDSGNIYLLGNSSTNNAQNTVRMELIKFNADGDTLWTARWGNASSYEPRQMVKDAQNNIYITGFYYDSNTNTGYNGFTISYDVNGHERWEHIYTDTSNSEQELYALALDANNDLVVTGRTHSSSFFDFLTIKYTNSTSGIPVLPEIQADLSLRCDPNPVSSISVIHFSLNNDAETFFRVLDLNGREIRRMLTGIHRAGTYSFPFNSNGLSQGVYFIQMISGNQTIQKKIIVE; via the coding sequence ATGAAAAAGTCAAAATCATTTTTTGCACTCATAGTCCTTTTGTTTCTGAACATATATACCAAAGCGCAGATTGATACAGCCTGGATCAGAACCTGGGACAGTCAGCAATGGGACCAGACAGAAGCAATTACTACTGATGAAGCGAATAATATTTATGTGGCCGGATGGTCGTATGAATGGAACACCAATGAAGATTTTATTTTCGCGAAATACGATCCGAACGGAAACCTGGTTTGGAGTCGGATCAGAAATTACACCAGTGGCGATCAGGCAACGAAAATTTTGTACGATCATCAGGGACATATTTATATCGCGGGTTTTGTCAATGGAAGTTACAGTACGACAGGTGGGGCATTATGTCTGATGAAATATTCAACAGATGGAGATTCGCTTTGGGAATTTGTGGATTTTAATACATCTGTCGCACAGGTAAGCGCGATGGAAATGGATCATGACGGGAATATTGTTCTGGCAGGATTCGATGGTGGAACGCTCGGTTCGGCGGTCTTTGTTACAATCAAGATCGATCCTCAGGGAAATGAATTGTGGTATCAAACTTTTAACAACAATGGGCCGAATGAATCCAATCGCATTTACGGAATGTGTATTGATGCTGCGAATAATATTTATGTAACAGGAGTATGTGATGAATGGACTAATTTCGCGACAGATATTTTCACCATCAAATATGCCCCGAATGGAGATACTGTTTGGGTTCGCCAGTTCAACAGTCCTGCCAATAATTATGATTCCGGTTGGAAAATTATCCTTGATCAGGATAACCATCTGATTGTTGGAGGTCAGGTCGCCACATCCGGGCCGGCACAAACAGATTATGTTCTTCTGAAATATGATACTTCCGGAACTTTGCTTTATTCAAAATATTTCAATTATCCGGGTCCTCAATCCTTTGATAATTTCAAAGATCTTATGATTGATGACTCAGGGAATATTTACCTGCTTGGCAACAGTTCCACCAACAACGCTCAAAACACCGTTCGCATGGAATTGATCAAGTTCAATGCCGATGGAGATACTCTGTGGACAGCCCGTTGGGGAAACGCTTCCAGTTATGAGCCCAGACAAATGGTGAAGGATGCACAAAACAATATCTACATCACCGGATTTTATTATGATTCAAATACAAATACAGGTTACAATGGATTTACCATCAGCTACGATGTGAATGGTCATGAACGTTGGGAACATATCTACACAGACACAAGTAATAGCGAACAAGAATTGTATGCACTTGCATTGGATGCAAATAATGATCTTGTTGTTACTGGTCGGACACATTCGTCAAGCTTCTTTGATTTTCTCACTATCAAATACACGAATTCAACCAGCGGAATTCCTGTTTTACCGGAGATTCAAGCCGACTTAAGCCTGCGTTGCGATCCGAATCCTGTATCTTCAATTTCTGTGATACATTTTTCGTTGAATAATGATGCTGAGACATTTTTCCGTGTACTTGATTTGAATGGAAGAGAAATCCGCAGGATGCTGACAGGAATTCATCGGGCTGGAACCTATTCTTTTCCCTTTAATTCAAACGGATTATCACAAGGTGTTTATTTCATTCAAATGATCTCCGGAAATCAAACAATTCAAAAAAAGATTATCGTAGAATGA
- a CDS encoding NAD-dependent epimerase/dehydratase family protein produces MKESILVIGAKGQIGSELVEELRRINGSSQVIATDIKEPSPELRDGGPFVQLDVLDFPKVQEVVRKNNVKQVYLLAALLSATAEQKIKSAWKLNMEGLLGTLEMAREEKFKLFWPSSIAVFGPSTPKVNTPQFTITEPSTVYGISKLAGERWCEYYFQKFGVDVRSIRYPGLIGYKTEPGGGTTDYAVHIFHEALKTKTYESFLSENTALPMMYMHDALNATIGLMDADASRVKVRSSYNIASMSFTPKQLADEICKHIPEFKITYKPDVRQQYADSWPQSIDDSVARADWGWQHEYDLAKMTKDMLEHIQHMLVH; encoded by the coding sequence ATGAAAGAAAGCATTCTCGTCATCGGCGCCAAGGGCCAGATAGGTTCGGAATTAGTTGAAGAATTGCGAAGAATCAACGGCTCCTCGCAGGTGATCGCGACGGATATCAAGGAACCAAGCCCGGAATTACGTGATGGCGGACCTTTTGTACAACTTGATGTACTCGATTTTCCAAAAGTACAGGAAGTGGTGAGAAAGAATAATGTCAAACAAGTATATCTTCTTGCCGCGCTCTTGTCAGCAACAGCTGAACAAAAGATTAAGTCGGCCTGGAAACTGAACATGGAAGGATTGCTGGGCACTCTCGAAATGGCCCGTGAAGAAAAGTTCAAACTCTTTTGGCCCAGCTCTATCGCGGTTTTCGGTCCTTCCACACCAAAAGTGAATACACCACAATTCACAATCACGGAACCGAGTACAGTGTATGGAATCAGCAAACTTGCTGGCGAACGTTGGTGCGAATATTATTTCCAGAAATTCGGAGTGGATGTACGCAGCATTCGATATCCGGGTTTGATCGGATACAAAACGGAGCCGGGTGGTGGAACCACTGACTATGCTGTTCATATTTTCCACGAAGCACTCAAAACCAAAACCTACGAAAGTTTTCTTTCCGAGAATACGGCATTGCCGATGATGTACATGCACGATGCCTTGAACGCGACGATAGGACTCATGGATGCCGATGCATCACGCGTGAAAGTACGGAGCAGCTACAATATCGCTTCCATGAGCTTTACACCGAAACAGCTCGCGGATGAAATTTGTAAACACATTCCTGAATTTAAAATCACTTATAAGCCGGATGTTCGTCAACAGTACGCCGACTCCTGGCCACAAAGCATCGACGATTCAGTCGCACGTGCCGACTGGGGTTGGCAGCATGAATACGATCTCGCCAAAATGACGAAGGATATGCTCGAGCACATTCAGCATATGTTGGTTCACTGA
- a CDS encoding M28 family peptidase has protein sequence MTKRSLRPLRKPLRPLREIIFLISVLGIILSCNDQKKPQPTTTTVTQPSVIAPTFNADSAYAFVKAQCDFGPRVPGTKAHAACAEFLEKKFKTYTSSVTVQTGVVTTFDGVKLNIKNIIASFNPQSKSRVLIFAHWDTRPWADQDTARTNEPIIGADDGGSGVGVLLEIARQLSTQAPAIGIDLICFDAEDWGKKDGGEESEDSYALGTQFWANSPHIPGYMADYGILLDMVGAKGAQFRMEGFSKQHAQFVIDKVWKTASRLGYSDYFLYQESGYVTDDHVYVNRINIPSIDIIHSNPSTRSGFGSHWHTHRDNMDIIDRNTLKAVGQTLLEVIFSEGRGV, from the coding sequence ATGACCAAACGCTCTTTGCGTCCTTTGCGAAAACCTTTGCGCCCTTTGCGCGAAATAATTTTCCTTATCTCAGTGCTGGGGATTATTTTATCTTGTAATGATCAAAAGAAACCACAGCCAACTACAACAACTGTAACTCAACCATCTGTCATCGCACCAACCTTTAATGCCGACTCCGCTTACGCTTTCGTAAAAGCCCAATGCGATTTTGGTCCGCGTGTTCCCGGCACCAAAGCTCATGCGGCCTGTGCTGAATTTCTTGAGAAAAAATTTAAAACCTATACTTCAAGTGTCACCGTTCAAACCGGAGTCGTCACCACATTCGATGGAGTAAAACTGAATATCAAAAACATCATCGCCTCTTTTAATCCACAGAGCAAATCACGTGTATTAATTTTTGCCCATTGGGACACGCGTCCATGGGCTGATCAGGATACTGCGCGAACCAACGAACCCATCATTGGCGCAGACGATGGAGGCAGTGGAGTAGGAGTCTTGTTGGAAATAGCACGACAGCTTTCAACGCAAGCGCCTGCAATTGGAATTGATCTCATTTGTTTTGACGCGGAAGACTGGGGTAAAAAAGACGGAGGAGAAGAGAGCGAAGATTCCTATGCTTTGGGTACACAATTCTGGGCTAACTCTCCGCACATTCCTGGTTACATGGCCGATTATGGAATCCTCCTCGACATGGTTGGTGCCAAAGGCGCGCAATTCCGCATGGAAGGATTTTCAAAACAACATGCGCAATTTGTAATTGATAAAGTGTGGAAGACAGCTTCCCGACTCGGTTACAGCGATTATTTCCTGTACCAGGAATCCGGTTATGTAACCGATGATCACGTTTACGTAAACCGAATCAACATTCCTTCCATCGACATCATTCATTCCAATCCTTCAACACGCAGTGGTTTCGGTTCGCACTGGCATACGCATCGTGATAATATGGATATCATTGATCGCAACACTCTGAAAGCCGTGGGACAAACATTGCTGGAGGTGATTTTTTCGGAAGGTAGAGGTGTTTGA
- a CDS encoding cysteine--tRNA ligase, producing MNSAQLYIYNSLSRKKEEFAPMVPGFVGMYVCGPTVYGQPHLGHARPYITFDVVNRFFEHLGYKVRYVRNITDVGHLENDADEGEDKIAKKARIEKLEPMEIVELYTEKFHEAMRALNNRNVSIEPRASGHIIEQITMIEEIIKNGWAYESNGSVYFDVLKYSKTHDYGKLSGRIIEDLIAGAGNERRELEGQEEKRNPADFALWKKASPEHIMRWPSPWSDGFPGWHIECSAMSTKYLGETFDIHGGGMDLLFPHHESEIAQSKGACGKAPVRYWMHNNMITINGQKMGKSLGNFINLEEFFNGSHKLLEQSYSAMTIRFFVLQAHYRSTLDFSNEGLKGAEKGLIRLLNAHEVLHKIKSGPSSTSDIKALRQACYDAMLDDFNTAITIAQLFEAVRIINSVNAGTETISAEDLDLLKQTYDDFVFKILGLKAEQQQDKGDLDGVMQMVLRVRAEAKTKKDFATSDKIRDELATLGFKIKDEKDGTTSWTKD from the coding sequence ATGAACTCCGCTCAGTTATACATCTACAACTCCCTTTCTCGAAAAAAAGAAGAATTCGCCCCAATGGTTCCGGGCTTTGTGGGAATGTATGTTTGCGGACCAACAGTATACGGACAACCTCATTTAGGACACGCTCGTCCCTACATCACCTTTGATGTTGTGAATCGTTTTTTCGAACACCTCGGTTATAAAGTTCGTTATGTGCGCAACATCACTGATGTCGGTCACCTCGAGAACGATGCTGATGAAGGAGAAGATAAAATCGCGAAGAAAGCAAGAATAGAAAAACTGGAGCCGATGGAAATCGTGGAGCTCTATACAGAAAAATTCCACGAAGCGATGCGCGCGCTGAACAATAGAAATGTCAGTATCGAACCGCGTGCATCCGGACATATCATCGAGCAAATTACAATGATCGAAGAGATCATCAAAAATGGCTGGGCTTATGAATCCAATGGCTCTGTCTATTTTGATGTATTGAAATACAGCAAGACCCACGATTACGGAAAGCTGAGCGGAAGAATTATCGAAGACCTGATCGCGGGCGCCGGCAACGAACGTCGCGAACTCGAAGGACAGGAAGAAAAACGCAATCCGGCTGATTTTGCATTGTGGAAAAAAGCTTCGCCTGAACACATCATGCGCTGGCCTTCACCCTGGAGCGATGGTTTTCCGGGCTGGCATATTGAATGTTCCGCGATGAGTACAAAATATCTTGGTGAAACATTTGATATTCACGGAGGAGGAATGGATCTCCTGTTCCCTCACCACGAAAGTGAAATTGCTCAGAGTAAAGGTGCTTGCGGGAAAGCACCTGTCCGTTATTGGATGCACAACAACATGATTACCATCAACGGACAGAAGATGGGAAAATCGCTGGGGAACTTTATCAATCTCGAAGAGTTTTTCAACGGGTCTCACAAACTGCTTGAGCAGTCGTATTCCGCGATGACAATTCGTTTCTTCGTCCTTCAGGCGCATTACCGCAGTACATTGGATTTTTCAAACGAAGGATTGAAAGGCGCGGAAAAAGGATTGATCCGTTTGCTTAACGCTCACGAAGTACTTCATAAAATAAAATCGGGACCATCTTCCACAAGTGATATCAAAGCTCTTCGTCAGGCATGCTACGACGCGATGCTGGATGATTTCAATACCGCGATCACGATTGCTCAATTGTTTGAAGCAGTCCGCATCATCAATTCTGTAAATGCAGGAACGGAAACTATTTCAGCGGAAGATCTTGATTTGCTGAAACAAACCTATGATGATTTTGTCTTCAAAATTCTCGGACTGAAAGCCGAGCAACAACAAGACAAAGGAGATCTTGACGGTGTCATGCAAATGGTATTGCGTGTACGTGCGGAAGCAAAAACTAAAAAGGATTTTGCAACTTCCGATAAAATCCGTGACGAACTCGCAACGCTTGGTTTCAAAATCAAAGACGAAAAAGACGGCACCACCTCCTGGACCAAAGATTAA
- a CDS encoding T9SS type A sorting domain-containing protein yields MKKLFTLLVLIHALTLNAQRAEWLNVSTISPGGSGYSTRSLIAADNDKSAYTFREFSDGFIVATDTQYAVGAIDLSIIKTDSAGNHIWSKVIGTNGNDTPEDICTDSDGNIYISAFLEGQSTIMDDTTYSNSTLHQIIKLGSDGQFIRSYATSDLTIITCNGTDVFAANASAVFKLDSAFNQNWSKSFPLNTLGFSIGTSRNKISSFGHYLAFSANEFFSSAGPVIVDTVAIPFTGANMDQSCVVLMDTNGAAYWARVTDGNNVSNEFTGGACTDVQGNVYLAASCDQDFVHGSDTLHLNGGNTVAGVLKFDPNGNPVWAGHIQTSGHVNCTNIKSDVSGNVFVIGNMDGVVQIGTYTSSSQASGSYVGEYAPSGAINFVKFNSSGANSGSVFGLDVHSSGDFWIAGSPAINTAWDCLNTPTVGTIITPSYWGRFTMQNSISPIADFSYIINGNAYTFTNLSSNTDSVNWDFGDGTFSNLPDPVHVFSTGLNYTVVLTAHYGICTDTDTLFIVGVGVDENDRSPLFSIYPSPANEFIQLNSQASMEKLHIILLDISGRTLLEQTVHQNTYSCILSTQDLPDGIYFLNIMNEDGKKVIRFVVQH; encoded by the coding sequence ATGAAGAAACTATTTACATTATTGGTATTAATACACGCACTTACGCTGAATGCTCAGCGTGCGGAATGGTTAAACGTATCTACAATATCTCCAGGTGGAAGCGGTTATTCTACCAGATCACTTATCGCAGCAGACAACGATAAAAGTGCCTATACATTCAGGGAATTTTCGGATGGATTTATTGTCGCAACCGATACACAATATGCTGTTGGTGCAATTGATCTTTCGATTATAAAAACCGATTCGGCAGGTAATCATATCTGGTCAAAAGTCATTGGTACTAATGGGAATGATACTCCTGAAGACATTTGTACGGATAGTGATGGAAATATTTACATCTCAGCTTTTTTGGAAGGACAAAGCACAATCATGGATGATACCACCTATTCAAATTCAACTTTACATCAGATAATTAAACTGGGTTCAGACGGACAATTTATCCGTTCATATGCCACAAGTGATTTGACGATAATTACATGTAATGGAACAGATGTTTTTGCCGCCAATGCTTCCGCGGTCTTTAAATTGGATTCAGCGTTTAATCAGAATTGGTCAAAAAGTTTTCCATTAAATACCCTTGGATTTTCTATCGGCACATCAAGAAATAAAATATCGAGTTTCGGTCACTATCTGGCTTTTTCCGCGAACGAATTTTTTTCAAGTGCCGGACCGGTGATTGTTGATACAGTTGCAATTCCATTCACCGGAGCAAATATGGACCAGAGTTGTGTAGTACTCATGGATACTAATGGAGCGGCTTATTGGGCCAGAGTGACCGATGGAAACAATGTGTCTAACGAATTTACCGGTGGGGCTTGTACGGATGTTCAGGGCAATGTATACCTGGCAGCAAGTTGTGACCAGGACTTTGTACATGGCAGTGATACCCTTCATTTGAATGGAGGAAACACTGTGGCCGGAGTATTAAAATTTGATCCGAATGGAAACCCGGTTTGGGCCGGACACATTCAAACAAGCGGACATGTGAATTGTACCAATATAAAATCAGACGTTTCCGGAAATGTTTTTGTAATAGGAAATATGGATGGTGTTGTTCAAATAGGCACGTATACAAGTTCGTCGCAGGCCTCGGGTTCCTATGTGGGTGAATATGCTCCTTCTGGAGCAATCAATTTTGTAAAATTCAACAGCAGTGGAGCAAACAGTGGGTCCGTTTTTGGATTGGATGTACATTCTTCAGGTGATTTCTGGATTGCAGGATCACCGGCAATTAACACAGCTTGGGATTGTTTGAATACACCTACAGTGGGAACCATTATTACACCTTCTTATTGGGGACGTTTTACAATGCAAAACAGTATTTCTCCCATTGCGGATTTCAGTTATATCATCAATGGCAATGCATATACATTCACGAATTTGTCTTCAAATACTGATTCTGTAAATTGGGATTTTGGTGATGGGACATTCAGTAATCTGCCGGATCCTGTTCACGTTTTTTCTACAGGATTAAATTATACTGTTGTATTGACGGCCCATTATGGAATCTGTACGGATACGGATACACTTTTTATTGTAGGTGTTGGTGTTGATGAAAACGATCGTTCTCCCTTATTCAGTATCTACCCTTCTCCTGCGAATGAATTTATACAATTGAATTCTCAAGCTTCCATGGAGAAGTTACATATTATCCTTCTTGATATTAGTGGAAGGACTCTTCTCGAACAAACAGTACACCAAAATACCTATAGTTGCATTTTGTCAACGCAGGATTTACCGGACGGAATATATTTTCTAAACATCATGAATGAGGATGGAAAGAAAGTAATACGTTTTGTTGTTCAACATTGA